The Porphyromonas pogonae genome segment CAGTCCCGGGATGTATATTACGGCCTTGTATGTGTATCTTGGCACTTGCCGCATTGAAATTCTCGTATTCCAGCTCTCCCTCATATCCTCCATCCATGGTATAGGCAAATTTTGCACCGAATCGCTCTACATCAAAATAGTCTACACCTCTCCCTATTTCCTCATCGGGAGTAAAACCTATCTTGATGGGTCCATGTTTTATTTCCGGATGGTTTATAAGCCATTCCATGGCGGTCATAATTTCCGCTACTCCGGCTTTGTCATCCGCTCCCAACAGAGTGGTACCATCTGTATGGATAATAGTGTGTCCCTCAAGTTTTGCCAGTTCGGGAAAATCTTCCACCTTCATCCATAGATTAGGATTGAGTTGAATATCCTTACCATCGTATTGCTCTATGACATGAGGTTTTATGTCTTTGCCACTCATATCCGGGCTGGTGTCTACGTGTGAAATAAAGCCAATGGCAGGTTTATCTTCATACCCCTTACTGGCAGGCAATGATCCCATTACATATCCATATTTATCGATAGTGACATCAGTGAGTCCCAGCTGCTCCATCTCATCTTTGAGATAACGTAACAGATGCCATTGTTTGTCGGTGCTGGGAAATGTAGTGGAGTTTTCGTCACTTTGTGTATCGAAACTCACATATTTCAAAAATCGTTCTTTCAGTTCCATTGTTTTATTCTATATCCTTTTTTGCTTTGATGGAATCCCATACAAAATAAATAATGATGGCTATATAAGCCAATACAGTAACCAACTCGGCTCCACTCGTTTTGTTCCAAATCGTGGCAAATACATGCTTGTCTACTTCCAAATATTTGAGTATAGCACTCACAACCCCCATGAGTGCGCCTCCTGCTATGAAGCCTGATGCTATGAGGGTACCTCTGTCTTTGCGTGCTTTATTGAGTGAAATATCTTTGCTGCGTGTAGATACTATGTGGCTGATAATACCCCCAACGAGAAGAGGTAGGTTGAGTTGTAACGGTATAAACATCCCTAATGCAAAAGCTAATGCAGGTACATTGATCAGCGTAAGTATCAATGCAAATACTGCTCCTACGAAATAAAGCATCCAAGGAGTGCTTCCTCCTTCCATAAGTGGCTTTATCACAGCAGCCATAGCATTGGCTTGCGGCGCCACCAATGCATTTTCTCCTACAAAGCCGTATGTCTTGTTCAATATGATCATTACTCCTGCCACTGTAGCTGCTGATACCAATGTTCCGAGGAATTTCCATTTCTCCTGTTTCTTAGGAGTAGTTCCCAACCAGTAACCAATCTTTAGGTCGGTAATGAACCCGCCTGCCATGGATAGTGCCGTACAGACTACTCCACCTATGAGCATTGCAGCCATCATGCCGCTTTGCCCTGACAGCCCTACACTTACCAAGATAAGAGACGTAAGAATGAGTGTCATCAAAGTCATCCCCGAAACAGGGTTTGTTCCCACTATAGCTATGGCATTTGCTGCTACTGTAGTGAAGAGGAAGGAGATCACAAATACGATGAGAGTACTTACGATAGCGAATCCCCAGTTGTGCAAAACTCCAAATTGGAAGAAGAACAAAGCTGCAATGAGGCATGCAAGCACTGTACTCATAATGGTACGCATCGTGATGTCGTGTTGAGTACGTTCAACGTCTACAGCTTCCGGTTTTTTACCTCCAAGCTCACTGACAGCTAATTTGAGAGCTCTGCCAATAATATTGGAGGATCTTATGATACCTATGATACCAGCCATAGCGATACCACCGATACCGATAGGGCGTGCGTAATTACTGAAAATCTCTTCGGGACTCATATTACCGATAAGAGACGTAACACCCTCGCCTACGGGGGTAGCCATGCCCGGAGCAAAGTAGCTGATCAAAGGGATCAACACAAACCATACGACAAAAGAACCGGCACAAATGAGAGCGGCATATTGCAAACCTATGATGTAACCCAATCCTAAAACGGCAGCACTGGTATTGAGCTTGACTACTACTTTATATTGATCCGCAATAGTGTGTCCCCAACCCATAAAACGGGTGGATACCTCTTCGCGCCACCAACCGAAAGTCCCTACTATGAAATCATACAAACCTCCGATAAGACCACTTATGGCAAGCAATTTCGTTTGGTTGCCGGAGCTTTCCCCTGAAATTAATACTTCCGTTGTGGCAGTAGCTTCTGGAAAAGGATATTTGCCATGCATATCTTTGACAAAATATTTTCTGAAAGGAATCAAAAGTAAAATGCCGAGAAATCCTCCGATAAGCGATGATAGAAAGATTTGGTAAAATTGAGCTTCCAACCCCAATATATACAGAGCAGGCAAGGTGAATATGGCTCCTGCAACAACAACTCCAGAACTCGCCCCGATAGATTGGATGATCACGTTTTGTCCCAGTGCATTTTTCTTTCCTGAAAGACTTCCTACACCCACGGCAATAATAGCTATGGGTATGGCGGCTTCGAATACCTGACCTACTTTGAGTCCTAGATAGGCTGCTGCGGCTGAAAAAATGATAGCCATGACTATCCCCATCGAAACAGAATAGGGAGTGACCTCTAACGGATTTTTTCCGGGAGGCATAATCGGGCTGTATTCTTCGCCCGGTTTAAGCTCCCGATAAGCGTTTTCGGGCAGCTTATTGATAATCTTTTCTTCTTCCATAAGTGGTGTGATTATGAAGTGTATGTTAACGCCTAATGAAGCCTTGTGTGTAAGGCTTTGAACAAAAATAACAAAAGTTCCTTACAACATCTATTTATCTATAAGGAAAATAAGAGAAGAAGCAGTGTGGGGGATTATATTAGATGTAATTTTTTTCTATGCAGTTGATTATAGGGGGTAATACTTTTAGTCTGATTATAGTAACCCATGGTTAGAAATAGAGAAGAGGGCAAAGTCATATTTGACCGGATCATTGGGATCAAATATCCTGAGGTTGTTTGTAAGTTCGATGGCTGTTTGCCAATCAATAGCCGTACGCCGGATTAATCCCAGTGCGCGAGCCGTACGCTCTACATGTACATCAATGGGACAAATAAGAGCTTTACCGGGAATACGTGACCATACACCAAAGTCTACTCCTTTATGATCTTTTCTTACCATCCATCGCAAATACATATTGAGTCGTTTGCATGCTGATTTTCTTTCCGGGCTGGCGATGTGTTTACGTGTACGAGTTGGAAAGTAAGATGACGTTGTAAAATAATTCGAAAATTTATTTAATGCATTTTCCATTGTGAAGCAATTGGATTCGAGAAGGAAAGCATTTTCCAGACTGTTGTATTTGCTATAGTGAGTCTTTAGAAAATTAATGAAGTAGAGTAGGTCAGTATCATTGAATGTACGATGCTTGAAGCCTAAAAGATTTTTGAGGTCTGCTTCACTATGATGTTTGATAAAATTATATGGACTATTATCCATGCGTTGCATTAGTTCATTGCATTTCGCAATGATGGTACTTCTTTGTCCCCAAGCCAAAATTGCGGCAAAAAGCCCACTGATCTCTATGTCTTGCTTAGATGTGAATAGATGTGGTATGGAAATCGGATCCTTCTCTATAAATCTGATATTATTACTTACTTCTGTATGATAATCTAAGAGACTCTTGAGTTCGTTTGGGTTATCTTGTAAATTAGGTAAAATCATGAGTTTCTATTTGAGGATAGTTAGTATCATGAAGCTTCAATAGTTCTATAACTTGACAAAGCCTATTATTACTTAATATCCTACCAATTCTTTATGATTTGGTTTATTATTTTAAAGGTAATTAAATTAAATAATAGTTTCTAATGTCTTGCTATTTACCATTGTTTATTCATTCTTAATTGATGCTGAGCTTTTCATTTTTATCAACTCTTTTATTTGTTTTTATCATTGATATATAGCTATCTATTATTTTTTCGTAAATATTTTTCTTTTTTCTTTGTGTTGTTACGTTTTTTTCGTAGTTTTGTGATGTAACGTTACAATAAATATTTGCAAATATGGATAGAATTGAAAGATTAACCCCACAGGAAGAGAGTATAATGAGGGCTTTTTGGTCTGGTCATGTAAGAATAATCAGGGATATCATCCAAATGTTGCCGTCTCCTAAGCCTCCCTATACTACAGTAGCTTCTATAGTGAAGAACCTCGAAGCGAAAGGATATGTAAGAGGTGTACACAAAGGTAGGTGTTATGAGTATAGTGTTTTGATAACAGAAAAAGATTATTCTGAGAGTACTGTAGGCAGAGTGGTGCAGCAGTTTTTTACCGGAAGTTACAAAGAGCTTGTGCAGCACTTTGTTGCAAAGAGTAAAATATCGGCAGAGGAACTCCGTGAAGTTATAGATCTAATAGAAAAAGGAGAGAGTCGATAGGCTTTTGTCCGTGCTTTGTAAAAAAGTTATTCTAAGACTAATAATACATCATTTCAATGAAGACAACCGTTGTGCTCTTGTTAATATCGACAGTAGGCATCATGCTATTCTACATTATAGATTGGCTGATGTTTAGGCGAAATACTGAATTTGGGTTAAGACGATTTTATCATCTTACTGCAATGGCAAGTTGTGTACTGATGCCGATATTAGGTATGCTTTTGCCCCTGAACTTACATTTACCTTTCATGTCACGCCCTGTACCTGCAGGAGCCGAAGCTGTAATAGAAATACCACAAGTGGAGGGTATTGATACAACAGTGCAAAGTGTGAGTGGTAATTGGTGGCAAGAGCTAAGTATTCATCAAATTGTAGTGGGAGTCTGGTTGTTGGGGATAATTATCTATACGGTAATATTAGCAGTTAGGCTAGTATCACTCTACAAGATACTCCGAGGTTCGCGCTATCTATACCGTCATGACGGTATAGAAGTCAAACTCTTACAAGGCAAAGGCATAATCTCACCCTTTAGCACGCTGGGAAAGATATTTCTATCCCCACATTCTCAGGATAGTGATATGATGCAGAATATCCTTATTCATGAAGCTGCTCATGTACGTGGATTCCATTTTATTGATGTGTGCTGCTCAGAACTATTTAGGATTGCCAATTGGTATAATCCCTTGGCCCATCTTCTCATAAATAATCAAAAGGAGAATCTGGAATACTTGGCAGATAGGGATGTGATAAATAGTTGTACTGACAAAAAGAAATATCAATACCAATTGCTTACAATGACAATGAGCAACCAACCTCATATGCCTTTGTGTAGTGCTTATAATGATGTACAAAACTTGAAAAACAGAATTGAAATGATGAATAAAAAAGCTTCACGCTCCATAACTAAGTTAGGGTATTTAGCAATCATCCCCATGGGGGCATTGCTTATAACGGCAGGAAATCTCTTTTTGGCAAAAGCCGAGCCTGTGCAGGCACCTATGTCTATGACGGAAAATATTTTTCCTGACGTATCGGTAGAAACACTTACGAGTGCTAACGAGAATCCACTCTTGCAAATTCAGACTCCTCAGGATGATAAAGTGTATACCGTAGTAGAGCAGTTACCA includes the following:
- a CDS encoding OPT family oligopeptide transporter produces the protein MEEEKIINKLPENAYRELKPGEEYSPIMPPGKNPLEVTPYSVSMGIVMAIIFSAAAAYLGLKVGQVFEAAIPIAIIAVGVGSLSGKKNALGQNVIIQSIGASSGVVVAGAIFTLPALYILGLEAQFYQIFLSSLIGGFLGILLLIPFRKYFVKDMHGKYPFPEATATTEVLISGESSGNQTKLLAISGLIGGLYDFIVGTFGWWREEVSTRFMGWGHTIADQYKVVVKLNTSAAVLGLGYIIGLQYAALICAGSFVVWFVLIPLISYFAPGMATPVGEGVTSLIGNMSPEEIFSNYARPIGIGGIAMAGIIGIIRSSNIIGRALKLAVSELGGKKPEAVDVERTQHDITMRTIMSTVLACLIAALFFFQFGVLHNWGFAIVSTLIVFVISFLFTTVAANAIAIVGTNPVSGMTLMTLILTSLILVSVGLSGQSGMMAAMLIGGVVCTALSMAGGFITDLKIGYWLGTTPKKQEKWKFLGTLVSAATVAGVMIILNKTYGFVGENALVAPQANAMAAVIKPLMEGGSTPWMLYFVGAVFALILTLINVPALAFALGMFIPLQLNLPLLVGGIISHIVSTRSKDISLNKARKDRGTLIASGFIAGGALMGVVSAILKYLEVDKHVFATIWNKTSGAELVTVLAYIAIIIYFVWDSIKAKKDIE
- the pepT gene encoding peptidase T produces the protein MELKERFLKYVSFDTQSDENSTTFPSTDKQWHLLRYLKDEMEQLGLTDVTIDKYGYVMGSLPASKGYEDKPAIGFISHVDTSPDMSGKDIKPHVIEQYDGKDIQLNPNLWMKVEDFPELAKLEGHTIIHTDGTTLLGADDKAGVAEIMTAMEWLINHPEIKHGPIKIGFTPDEEIGRGVDYFDVERFGAKFAYTMDGGYEGELEYENFNAASAKIHIQGRNIHPGTAKGKMINALQVAMDIHNILPVEQRPEFTEHYEGFFHLIGLGGAVEEANMHYIIRDHDRTLFESKKDLITATVDMVNKKYGKSIATLELKDQYYNMREMVEPHPELIEKATKAMERIGVKPLIQPIRGGTDGSRLSYMGLPCPNLFTGGANFHGKFEYASYTTMQRAVKTIIELAKLWAE
- a CDS encoding BlaI/MecI/CopY family transcriptional regulator, producing the protein MDRIERLTPQEESIMRAFWSGHVRIIRDIIQMLPSPKPPYTTVASIVKNLEAKGYVRGVHKGRCYEYSVLITEKDYSESTVGRVVQQFFTGSYKELVQHFVAKSKISAEELREVIDLIEKGESR
- a CDS encoding M56 family metallopeptidase; protein product: MSRPVPAGAEAVIEIPQVEGIDTTVQSVSGNWWQELSIHQIVVGVWLLGIIIYTVILAVRLVSLYKILRGSRYLYRHDGIEVKLLQGKGIISPFSTLGKIFLSPHSQDSDMMQNILIHEAAHVRGFHFIDVCCSELFRIANWYNPLAHLLINNQKENLEYLADRDVINSCTDKKKYQYQLLTMTMSNQPHMPLCSAYNDVQNLKNRIEMMNKKASRSITKLGYLAIIPMGALLITAGNLFLAKAEPVQAPMSMTENIFPDVSVETLTSANENPLLQIQTPQDDKVYTVVEQLPSFPGGQAALMKYLAKNIQYPADAQKKNIQGKVVVTFIVNKDGSLSDINIARGVDTSLDKEALRVIEGMPKWKPGKQKGEIVRCKFALPVVYKLNNTKQEKVFKDATAKTKSDGVFEAVDEQPLFPGGTGEMYKFMANTMIYPETAIKANIQGKVIVRYIVNQDGSISDIEVARGVDPVLDAEAVRVIKAMPKWIPGKQNGKPVRVRYTMPVVFMLNKK
- a CDS encoding TIGR02757 family protein, whose translation is MILPNLQDNPNELKSLLDYHTEVSNNIRFIEKDPISIPHLFTSKQDIEISGLFAAILAWGQRSTIIAKCNELMQRMDNSPYNFIKHHSEADLKNLLGFKHRTFNDTDLLYFINFLKTHYSKYNSLENAFLLESNCFTMENALNKFSNYFTTSSYFPTRTRKHIASPERKSACKRLNMYLRWMVRKDHKGVDFGVWSRIPGKALICPIDVHVERTARALGLIRRTAIDWQTAIELTNNLRIFDPNDPVKYDFALFSISNHGLL